In Ostrea edulis chromosome 6, xbOstEdul1.1, whole genome shotgun sequence, a single window of DNA contains:
- the LOC125646203 gene encoding metallophosphoesterase domain-containing protein 1-like isoform X2, giving the protein MSEAEEIEVDKDTANPSKAWERIRVHQQYIKGPHLDPSTPITEDKIRFVCISDTHGKIERSPLRMPPGDVLLHAGDFTMTGQIKEIERFDSYLGFLPYKVKVLIGGNHDLTLDEDLGEANLRSFGIQKPEIETYLKSRGIKSVKQMLSHALYLQDSSVSICGIKIYGSPWQPRFGGWGFNVERGKELLRKWQKIPTDTDILISHGPPVGHQSISVGCLFRAVEEGNQRCVGTKYQMKLIY; this is encoded by the exons ATGTCAGAAGCTGAGGAAATTGAAGTAGATAAGGACACAGCAAATCCATCCAAGGCCTGGGAGAGGATCCGTGTCCACCAGCAGTACATTAAGGGTCCCCACCTAGACCCCAGCACCCCTATAACAGAAGACAAAATTCGCTTTGTATGTATATCTGACACTCATGGAAAGATTGAGAGGTCACCATTACGCATGCCTCCAGGAGACGTACTGCTCCACGCCGGTGACTTTACTATGACGGGACAGATAAAAGAAATTGAAAGATTTGATTCCTACTTAG GTTTTCTGCCATACAAAGTAAAGGTGCTGATTGGAGGGAACCATGATTTGACTCTAGATGAAGACTTAGGTGAAGCGAATCTTAGGTCTTTTGGAATCCAAAAACCTGAAATTGAGACTTATCTTAAATCTAGAGGAATAAAGTCTGTCAAGCAGATGTTAAGCCATGCTTTGTACCTACAAGATTCCTCAGTCAGTATATGTGGAATTAAGATCTACGGTTCTCCCTG GCAACCTAGGTTTGGTGGCTGGGGTTTCAATGTAGAAAGAGGGAAAGAACTTTTACGGAAATGGCAGAAAATTCCTACAGATACTGATATTCTTATATCTCATGGACCCCCAGTTG GTCACCAAAGCATTTCCGTAGGATGTCTTTTCAGAGCCGTAGAGGAAGGGAATCAAAGATGCGTTGGGACAAAATACCAGATGAAACTGATATATTAA
- the LOC125646203 gene encoding metallophosphoesterase MPPED2-like isoform X1, producing the protein MSEAEEIEVDKDTANPSKAWERIRVHQQYIKGPHLDPSTPITEDKIRFVCISDTHGKIERSPLRMPPGDVLLHAGDFTMTGQIKEIERFDSYLGFLPYKVKVLIGGNHDLTLDEDLGEANLRSFGIQKPEIETYLKSRGIKSVKQMLSHALYLQDSSVSICGIKIYGSPWQPRFGGWGFNVERGKELLRKWQKIPTDTDILISHGPPVGHGDLTGGNNNVGCVELLNTVQKRVKPKYHVFGHIHEGYGVTSDGYTVFINASTCTRRYQPTNPPIVFDYAIPEGHSKEELLSMEKGS; encoded by the exons ATGTCAGAAGCTGAGGAAATTGAAGTAGATAAGGACACAGCAAATCCATCCAAGGCCTGGGAGAGGATCCGTGTCCACCAGCAGTACATTAAGGGTCCCCACCTAGACCCCAGCACCCCTATAACAGAAGACAAAATTCGCTTTGTATGTATATCTGACACTCATGGAAAGATTGAGAGGTCACCATTACGCATGCCTCCAGGAGACGTACTGCTCCACGCCGGTGACTTTACTATGACGGGACAGATAAAAGAAATTGAAAGATTTGATTCCTACTTAG GTTTTCTGCCATACAAAGTAAAGGTGCTGATTGGAGGGAACCATGATTTGACTCTAGATGAAGACTTAGGTGAAGCGAATCTTAGGTCTTTTGGAATCCAAAAACCTGAAATTGAGACTTATCTTAAATCTAGAGGAATAAAGTCTGTCAAGCAGATGTTAAGCCATGCTTTGTACCTACAAGATTCCTCAGTCAGTATATGTGGAATTAAGATCTACGGTTCTCCCTG GCAACCTAGGTTTGGTGGCTGGGGTTTCAATGTAGAAAGAGGGAAAGAACTTTTACGGAAATGGCAGAAAATTCCTACAGATACTGATATTCTTATATCTCATGGACCCCCAGTTG GACACGGTGACCTCACAGGGGGTAACAATAATGTAGGCTGTGTGGAACTCCTTAATACAGTACAGAAGCGAGTTAAACCAAAGTATCATGTGTTTGGACATATTCATGAGG GATATGGGGTGACCTCAGATGGATATACAGTTTTTATAAATGCCTCGACCTGTACCAGGAGATACCAGCCCACAAACCCACCAATCGTGTTTGACTATGCCATTCCAGAGGGGCACAGTAAAGAAGAGCTTTTATCTATGGAGAAGGGTTCCTGA